The genomic region CCATGGTCAGGACGCGCCGTGCGGTGTAGTCCCAGTAGATTTTGGGGACGTAGATATCGCGCAGGTGGCCGTAGAGGTCGCCAAAGCGTTCGGCGTTGTGGCCCTCTTTGGTGTAGTCCATTTCTTCGTAGATGCGCGCGGCGAATTCGTCGGCGATCGCGACTAAATCGCTGCGAATCTGCTTGATGTTGTTCTGGGCCCAAAGGGCGAGTTCGCGCAGGATGTAGATGTCGAGGGCGACGCTTTCGGCGAGGCCGGGACGCTGGACTTTGACGGCGACGGTTTCCCCGGTTTTCAGTTTGCCTTTATACACTTGGCCGAGGGAGGCGGCGGCGACGGGGTCGGGGGTGAGTTCGGCGTAGATGCGATCGGGGCGATCGCCGAGTTCTTCTTCGATAAATTGGTAGGCGACTTCGTTGGGGAAGGGCGGCAGTTGGTCTTGAAGTTTGGCGAGTTCTTCGAGATACAACGGCGGTACGAGGTCGGGACGGGTGGAGAGGGCTTGTCCGACTTTGATAAACGCCGGGCCGAGTTGGGTGAGCATTTCGCGCAGTTCTTCGGCTCGTTGCAACTCGTGTTGCTTGAGGGTGCCGCGTCGGCGATCGAACCAGATTTTGAATGCCAATTTGAGCATCGGCCAGAGGATGGCAAAGCGACGCCGCCAAACTAGCCAAACGCGCGGTCGGTAGTAGTTGGTGATCGCCACGGCGTCGTAGTCTCGACTTTCGGTGACGAGTTCTTCGTCCGGGGCGGCAGCCGATTTGAGGGGGGTGCTACGGGCAGGGTCGGCTTCGCCTTCGACGGCGACGCTAGAGACGGGGATGCTCTGGGAGGAGGCGGTTTTGGCCTCATCTGGTCGGGGCAGGGGGTTGGATTCTACGGGGTTGGCAGAACGAGATACGGTCTTGGCATTCATAGATCGAGGATCGTCTAGAAACGAGCGCTTAATAGATTGTAACAATTGATTTCTGAAGACTTTCCCAAAGCTCTCTCAAGGCTCGTGACCGCCTGTGGTGAAGTTGAAGGGGGTGAGTTCGCGCGATCGCCCCTCGCGTAGGCTCGATCGATACTCGACATCCGTTGAGAATTGGCAAACCGGGGAGCGCGATCGCCTCGCACTCTCCAACCCCAATTTGCGGTCAAAAGCGGTAGCCCGATCGCCCGACCCCCGGCAGCGAGGAGAAGGAGCGGGACGACGAAGCCGGACGGTCGCGATCTCTACCCCAAGCTCCTCTAATTTTCGACCAAGGTCCAGGCCCCATCCCACGGCTCCTTGGGGGGTTCGCGCAGCAAGCGCTGACAGCGTTTCAAATGAAACGCGGCGGCTTTATCGTTGCTGTCAATTTCTAAAACCGTGGCAAATTCCCCCATGGCGATCGCGAATTTCCGATTGAGATATAACTCGCGTCCCTTATCGTAATGTTCGATCAACTGCTTGCGATCGTCGGGAATCGGTTCCGAATTCAGTCCCAAAAACTGATAGATCGAAATCGGATGGTGGTTATCTCGGATGCGAATCGTGTCGAGTTCTCTCGCCCAGATGCGATCGGCACAATAATGATACGTATTCTCCCCGAGGACAATATCGCAGCCGTACTGCCGACTGACCCCTTCGAGACGGAAACCCAGATTCACCCCTTCCCCGATCGCGCTGAATTCCAACGGTCTTTTCGAGGCAATCTGAGCGCCGATCGCCGTATCCGAATTGATCCCCATGCCAATTTCGATCGCGGGCTTGTTTGCCTCCCGGCGTCGTCGGTTCACCTCTTCGAGTTTTTGACGCATTTCGATAGCCGTCTGTAACGCCAGCCAAGCATGATTTTCTAGGGGTTGGGGCGAACCGAAAACGGCAATCAAAGAATTGCCCACACAGGCAATTTCTATCTGGTTCTTACACCGTTCTTTGTACTTGTAAACCGCCTCCACCATCGACTCGAAATACTCATGGAGGAGGTCGGCCACCTCTTGACTTTCCAAATCTTTCGTCAAGCTGCCGTAACCGCTAATCTCCGAAAATAAAACGGAGACCTCGTGGCACATGCCTCGGGCAGATGTCTCAAACTGGCTCCCTACTTCCATATTCCATACACAACGTCAACCAACTCACTTATGACAAGGCTCCCCCGTCGGATCCGGGGAAGTGGACTTGTCCTCTCCTAACCCTAACACGCTCGGTTCGACCGCCGATCGACGATCCTCGAGCGCCGCGCGGCGATCGGGCTGAGTATCCGAGCCAACCGCCAGACCCCAAGCCATCGCCTACTTCGAGGTTAAAGTTTCCACCCCATCCCAATCCTCTGGCGGCGGAGCTTCCAACAAGTTCTGACAGCGCTCCATGTGGATGTTGGCCGCTTTATTATTCGGATCGATTTCCATCACGCGACCGAACTCGATCAGCGCCTTGGCAAACTGCCGCCCCAAATAACATTCCCGTCCTTTTTGGTAATGCTCCAACAAGGCGAGCTTGTCATCCGGAATCGGGTCCGATCGCAATCCGACCACCTCGTAAATATTCACGGGTTCGTTGCGCCCTTTCACCCGCACGCAGTCGAGTTCGCGAACCCAAATCAGATCCGCACAGGGCTTGTACGTATCTTCGCTAATCACGATATCGGTACCGTACATTTTGCTGGTTCCTTCCAGACGCGAACCGAGGTTCACCCCGTCCCCAATCGAAGTCAGCTCCATGCGCTTACTCGATCCGATATTGCCACTGACCACCTCGTCCGAGTGAATCCCGATCCCGATTCTAATAATCTGCTTGCCCGCCGCCGAACGGCGCTTGTTAAATTCGATCAGCCGCTTGCGCATTTCCAACGACGTTTGCACCGCACACCAGGCATGATCTTTAAGGGGCAACGGCGAACCGAACACGGCCATGATCGCATCGCCAATGTACTTGTCGAGGGTCCCTTTGTACTTGAAGACCGCATCGACCATCGACTCGAAATACTCGTTGAGCATGATCACCACTTCTTCCGCTTCCATGCCTTCGGTGAGGGTGGTGTAGCTGCGAATATCCGAGAACAGCACCGAAACTTCTTTGCGCTTGCCGCCCAATCCCGTTTCTCCGGAGGCGAGCAACTGTTCCGCCACTTCCTGGGTCATATAGCGGTACATCGTACTCTTGAGCCGTTTTTCGTCGCTGATGTCGTCCATGACCACCAAGGCCCCGTAAACATTGCTCGGGTCCGTGGCGTCGGCGATCGAATTGATGAACAAATGAACGCTGTGCTGCTCTTCGGAGGTTTCGGAAACTAAGGTTTGATCCGGATAATATTGCTGTCTGGCCTTTTCGTCTTCACCTTTCAACGCCGCGTCAAACCACTTGGCAAAATCCCCTTCTTTGACGTGAATCAGATCGCGCAACTGTTTCCCTTCGAGCTGGGTACTGTCGTCAATTTCCAACAGTTTCATCGCACTTTCGTTGACCGCGATCACGTGACCGGATTTATCCGTCGAGATCACCCCGTTGCTCAAACAGCGCAAGATATCCCGTTGCATTTGCTCTTGCTGTTTGACCGTTTGGAAAAGTTTGGCATTTTGCAGGGCCACTCCCGCTTGGGTATTGAACGCCTGCATGAACTCCTGGTCGGAGCGGTTGAAACTGGCTTTCCAACAATCGGGAGCTTTCGGCCATTCTGCCGGGTCGTAAGCGGGATGGTCCCCTTGTTTTTTCTTGTTAACCAGTTGGGTCACGCCGATCAAGTCGCCGTCGGCGTTGTACACGGGCATACAGAGCAAACTGCAGGTTCGATAACCGCTCGTTTGGTCCACTTTTCTCGACATTTCCGAGCCGGGATGGTCGTACAAGTCGAAGGGGATATTGAGCGGTTCTCCGGTTTTGGCGACGGTTCCGGCGTAACCGACTCCCATCGGGATGCGGATTTCTTTAAGTTGGTCGCCGATCGGGATTTTAGTCCACAGGTCGTTTTTGTCGCGATCGATCAGCCACAAGGTGCTGCGGTCGGCGTTCATCAGTTGTTTGGCCTCGTCCATGACCTTTTTGAGGGTTTCTTCGAGGTCGAGGCTGCTTTTACTGAGGGATTGGGTCGCCGACATCAAGGCGGCGGCGGCGCGCTGCCGTTGGGTGGCTTTGTAGAAGGAGCGCGACGATTCTAGAATTAAGCGAATCGAGGGGGCGAATTCTTCAAAAACTCGCTCGTCTTCGTCGGTAAAGCCTTTGGGATCGATGCGATCGAAGAGTTCGGCTTGGGGGTTGTATTCTTTTTTAAGTTTGTTGAGAAGTTGGACGACGGCTACTAAATCCCCTTTCTCGTTGAGCAGGGGCAAGCAGAGCATCGTGTAAGTGCGATATCCGGTTTTTTTATACTGCTCTTTAGCGGCGCCCGATCGCGGGTCGTCAAAGAAGTCGTAGGGGATATTGATTTCTTTTTTAAAGGTTGCGGCTTCTCCGGCGATGCCTTTATCTGCAGGAATGCGAATTTCTAAGGAGCCTTCACCTTCGCCTTTGGCGACGATCGACCACAGTTCGTTTTTTTCTTCATCTAATAAAAAGATCGTCGTGCGATCGGCTCCCAAGAGTTCCCCGGTCTTCAGGGTAATCGAGTGGAGCATTTCGTCGAGAATGGCGTCGAACCCTTGAGAGTCGAGCAGGTTGTCGAGCATCGACAGGGTTTGATTGACGACTTCGAGTTTCTGCTCGACGTCGGTGACGACCTGTTTGAAGGTATCTTGGGTAAGCGGTGCCAGGAACTGGGAAAACGTTCCGCTTGTTGCCGTTAGGGCGCTGCTGCTGTTGGCAGAAGCAGATGCACGTTGGTGAGCTGATGATGGATTCGCATTCTTGCCTTCCACTTGGGGGGTGACATCGATGACGGCACCACCAGGGCTGTCCCAAGAATGCGGATTCGGAGATGCAGCTGTCATAGATCTATACTCTTTACTTCAGACCAGGGATGAGATTGCCTCCTCAGACGAGCGAGCGATCGCCTGGAGCAAGCCTTGCAGATTCGTGGCACGTCGCCGAGCAGATCGAAGACTACTCACCAGTGTACTCTGTCGAGAAGAATAGGACATCCGACGGACGATATTGCCCTACGTTTGGCGAGCGCTTTGAGAGCGGTGAAGCTAAATCGGGCCGACAGGAATTTTCATTTTATAAAGGCGCTTGGCAGGGATAAAAATATTTTGGCATCCTTGTTTAAAAATAGATGTGACTGTCTCTACTAATTTGACACACAATAGCCGGGAGTTTTGGGAAAAATCACAGAAGTTGGCGATCGCCTCGACCCTGCTTGACTCAATTGAGCGACTGGGATTTGAGCATTGACGAATCCCGGCCAACGAACGCTTACTTTTAATTGGAGAATCCTCATCTTTTTAACATTTTTTCGCCAAAGTAGGGAATGTTACGGGGAGTTTGGATTAACCTTCCCCCGAACCGTTTGCATTTTTACGGCGGTTGTCGGGGTCTTGGCGTAAGTCTGCCGCTTGGTTGAGTAAGGATTGGGCGAAGGCGATCGCCGCATCGGCCCCTTCTCCTCCGGCGAGTTGGGCGAGTTCTTCCCGTCGTTGCTGGGGGGTCAAGGGGGTCACGCGAATGGCGGTTCGCGTTTCCGTGGCGATCGCGCTGTCGGTATCGATCGCCTCTCCCGAGGACGTCGGCGTGTCGATCAGTTGCTTGTCTACCCGAAAGTGACAATCCGCCATTGCGGCGACGATCGGTTGGTGGGTGACGAATAAAACCTGATGGTAGAGAGAGAGTTGGTGTAATTTTTGGGCGATCGCCCCGGCGACCCGTCCGGACACCCCCGCATCGATTTCGTCAAACACCAGCGTCACCGCGTCGTCTGCTTGGGAAAAACAGGCTTTGAGCGCCAGTAGAAACCGACTCAATTCGCCCCCAGAAGCAATTTCGTGCAAGGGTTGCAAGGGTTCGCCGGGATTCGGCCCGATCGCGAACACCACCCGATCGCCTCCGGTACTGTTCGGCGGCATTTCGGACAGTTGCACCTCAAATTGTACTTTTTCCATCGCCAGGGGCTTGAGCTCTTCGAGCAAGCGGGTTTCCAACTCCCTTGCGGCGCGTCGCCGCAGGGTCGTGAGGCGATCGCACGCCGCCTTCAGTTGTGCCTGACACGCCCGATAATTCTGTTCTAACTCTTCGATCGACTTCCCGCCTCCGGTCAGTTGTTCGAGTTCGGCTTCGATACTTTGAGCGTAGGCGATCGCCTCCCCCAAACTCGGGCCGTACTTGCGGCAAATTTGCTGCAACTGCACCAACCGCCGTTCCACCTGTTCGAGACGGTCGGGATCGGCTTCTAAATTAGCGCTGTAACTACTCATCTGCCGTCCCGCTTCGATCGTCTGCGCTAACGCATCTTCGACCATGTCGAGAATCGCTTGTAGGCTCCCATCATAACCGACGATTTCTTGTAAGATCGATTGCACTTCTCCCAATAAATCGGCGGCAGCTTGCTCCCCCGTATCATTCTGATAAAGAAATTGGTATGCTTGATAACTCTGCTGTTGCAAGTCCACCACGTGACTCAAGCGCTGCCGTTCTTGTTCGAGTCGTTCCGCTTCGTCCGCTTCGCTCAAATCAGCTTCGCTCAACTCTTTAAGTTGATATTCGAGCAAATCAATCCGTTGCAAGCGCTGTTGTTCCGACTGACGCCGCCGTTCGAGTTCTTGCAAGGCGAGGGACGTTTTCGCAAAGGCTTCCGCGACCCGTTGCCGTTGGGCGAGTAAGGGTTCGCCTCCAAAATTGTCGAGCCAGTCCCGTTGGCGCGCCGCCTGTACCAATTGCACCGTTTGCCCTTGGGCGGTAATCTCGACGAGACGCTCGCGGACGCGCTCCATCAGTTGGCGATTCACTAAAATCCCGTTCAGTCGCGATCGACTCCGCATCGATCCCCCCCGGGTCGCCACCAGTTCTCGACTGACGACCAGTAAATTTTCGTCGAGCGGATCGATTTCTTGTTCGCGCAACCAGGCGATCGTCGGCGGGTCTAATTCAAAGGTCGCTTCGATCGCGGCGCGATCGGCTCCCGCTCGGATCGCTCGCCCTTGTACTTTACTCCCCAAAACCACATCGACTGCATCGAGAATAATCGATTTTCCCGCTCCCGTTTCCCCGGTCAAGACGTTGAGACCTTTGCCAAATTCGATTTGGAGTCGGTCGATCAACGCAAAATTCTCAATCTGCACGGACAGCAACATAGATCCCGCATCGTCCTCGAAACCGAACACAAGCAAGTGTATCCCGATCTCCACGGGATCGCGACGGCGGCGATCGGCAGCGCCCTGGGAAAGCCCACTGGCCGATCTCCGTATAATTCGATCTCGGCGGCGATCGCCGCGATCGACCCTCCGATAAGCCTTTGACCGTTTGTCTCCTTCGAGGTACACGGCGCAACATTGAGATTGTTTGCTGTAAGACAGTATTGGACTCGTAAATAGGTCATACTAGGGATAGAGGGTTAATCCTAACCTTCCCAGTTAAAGTGATTTAGCTGATTGAATTTAAAGCGCACCTATAACAATTCGGTATGGAATCAGGTAGTCCGTCTGCTAGTTCGGCTGAAAAACCTCCTCATAGACTCTCTCAATTTGTCGGAACCCTTATTGCTTTGCTGACTTTACTCCTACCGATCTTCGCGATCGCCCACTATTCTCCGAGCAATCAAAATCCCTTACCCCAACGGAATTATCCGATAGGTAGGTTTCGCTATTGATTGCCCTTCGCCCTAGATCGGTCTTTCGTTTAACGATCTCGATGGCGATCGTTCGCTGATGTCCGCGCTCGGATCGCCGCCATAACAATGCAAACTTAATTCAAAATGCCGTCGATCTTTTCGGAGGTTAACCCTTCTAGAAACAGAACGACGGCATTATTTTAATGGCAGTTTTACCCGGGAGTTGGCAGCGCGATCGCCCCCTAGAACCGACCCGCCACGAGATCGGGATTAAAAACCCGAATTGAAAAGCCGGATCGAGTGTGTAAGAGCTGGCTTTCTGGTACGATGGCTGACGGATCGCCCGCGCGATCGCCAACGACCTTGAAAGCGATCGTAGATCGGCGTAGGAGGGGCGATCGCCGACTCGACATGCCGAGATTTTTGTTGCCAAGGAGATAATAGTGGATTTATCGCGGATTCCAGCTCAACCCAAACCCGGTACGGTTAACGTTTTAATTGAAATCCCTGGGGGCAGTAAAAATAAGTACGAATTTGATAAAGACTTACAAGCCTTTGCCCTCGATCGCGTCTTGTATTCGTCGGTTCAATATCCTTTAGATTACGGGTTTATTCCCAACACCCTCGCCGATGACGGCGACCCCCTCGACGGTCTGGTTATTATGGACCAGCCCACCTTTCCCGGCTGCGTGATTGCCGCCCGACCGATCGGTATGTTAGAGATGATTGACGGCGGCGATCGCGATGAGAAATTGTTGTGCGTTCCCGTCACCGATCCGCGCTATACCAACATCAAATCTCTTAAAGATGTTGCCAGTCATCGTCTTGACGAAATCTCCGAGTTTTTCAGAACTTACAAAAACTTGGAAAAGAAAGAAACGGAAATTCTCGGTTGGAAAGATGTTGATAGCGTCATGCCGTTGGTAGAACAATGCATTAAAGCGGCGGCTAAATAATCCCGAGCTTCTCCATTCCCATCGCCACCCTTTCTCGAACCCAAATCCCCCCTCACTCGCGTTAAGCGGGGGAACGGCGGGAAAGGGGGCGATATCCAGATGTTCCATCGATAGATGTTCCATCGATCGCACCTTCTAAGCTGTCGCGCATTGAAAGGGAGTGAAATGGGGGACGGAGATCGCGAGTCAGATGCTCGCACTCCCAGCAAGTCGAAATTCTTTCCCCATCTCAAGGGGGAATATCCGAACACAGTTGCCCAAGTGACGAGCCAACAAGCGCTTGAGAGTCAAAACTGCGTCTAGGGGAGACCTCCGAGGGTTGGGAGTACAAGTTCTCGGCGATCGCATCGAGAGTGAAGTTAATTGCACGGCGAACGGTATGACGGAGGAGGAGTCGGATATACTGGAGAAACGAGCAACTCAAGCAGTTAAACAATAAAGGGGGATTTCAATGCCTCCATTAATTTGGAGATCGCCGCCAGTTAGGTGGTGTTAGC from Oxynema aestuarii AP17 harbors:
- a CDS encoding adenylate/guanylate cyclase domain-containing protein, producing the protein MEVGSQFETSARGMCHEVSVLFSEISGYGSLTKDLESQEVADLLHEYFESMVEAVYKYKERCKNQIEIACVGNSLIAVFGSPQPLENHAWLALQTAIEMRQKLEEVNRRRREANKPAIEIGMGINSDTAIGAQIASKRPLEFSAIGEGVNLGFRLEGVSRQYGCDIVLGENTYHYCADRIWARELDTIRIRDNHHPISIYQFLGLNSEPIPDDRKQLIEHYDKGRELYLNRKFAIAMGEFATVLEIDSNDKAAAFHLKRCQRLLREPPKEPWDGAWTLVEN
- a CDS encoding adenylate/guanylate cyclase domain-containing protein; protein product: MTAASPNPHSWDSPGGAVIDVTPQVEGKNANPSSAHQRASASANSSSALTATSGTFSQFLAPLTQDTFKQVVTDVEQKLEVVNQTLSMLDNLLDSQGFDAILDEMLHSITLKTGELLGADRTTIFLLDEEKNELWSIVAKGEGEGSLEIRIPADKGIAGEAATFKKEINIPYDFFDDPRSGAAKEQYKKTGYRTYTMLCLPLLNEKGDLVAVVQLLNKLKKEYNPQAELFDRIDPKGFTDEDERVFEEFAPSIRLILESSRSFYKATQRQRAAAALMSATQSLSKSSLDLEETLKKVMDEAKQLMNADRSTLWLIDRDKNDLWTKIPIGDQLKEIRIPMGVGYAGTVAKTGEPLNIPFDLYDHPGSEMSRKVDQTSGYRTCSLLCMPVYNADGDLIGVTQLVNKKKQGDHPAYDPAEWPKAPDCWKASFNRSDQEFMQAFNTQAGVALQNAKLFQTVKQQEQMQRDILRCLSNGVISTDKSGHVIAVNESAMKLLEIDDSTQLEGKQLRDLIHVKEGDFAKWFDAALKGEDEKARQQYYPDQTLVSETSEEQHSVHLFINSIADATDPSNVYGALVVMDDISDEKRLKSTMYRYMTQEVAEQLLASGETGLGGKRKEVSVLFSDIRSYTTLTEGMEAEEVVIMLNEYFESMVDAVFKYKGTLDKYIGDAIMAVFGSPLPLKDHAWCAVQTSLEMRKRLIEFNKRRSAAGKQIIRIGIGIHSDEVVSGNIGSSKRMELTSIGDGVNLGSRLEGTSKMYGTDIVISEDTYKPCADLIWVRELDCVRVKGRNEPVNIYEVVGLRSDPIPDDKLALLEHYQKGRECYLGRQFAKALIEFGRVMEIDPNNKAANIHMERCQNLLEAPPPEDWDGVETLTSK
- the recN gene encoding DNA repair protein RecN; the protein is MLLSVQIENFALIDRLQIEFGKGLNVLTGETGAGKSIILDAVDVVLGSKVQGRAIRAGADRAAIEATFELDPPTIAWLREQEIDPLDENLLVVSRELVATRGGSMRSRSRLNGILVNRQLMERVRERLVEITAQGQTVQLVQAARQRDWLDNFGGEPLLAQRQRVAEAFAKTSLALQELERRRQSEQQRLQRIDLLEYQLKELSEADLSEADEAERLEQERQRLSHVVDLQQQSYQAYQFLYQNDTGEQAAADLLGEVQSILQEIVGYDGSLQAILDMVEDALAQTIEAGRQMSSYSANLEADPDRLEQVERRLVQLQQICRKYGPSLGEAIAYAQSIEAELEQLTGGGKSIEELEQNYRACQAQLKAACDRLTTLRRRAARELETRLLEELKPLAMEKVQFEVQLSEMPPNSTGGDRVVFAIGPNPGEPLQPLHEIASGGELSRFLLALKACFSQADDAVTLVFDEIDAGVSGRVAGAIAQKLHQLSLYHQVLFVTHQPIVAAMADCHFRVDKQLIDTPTSSGEAIDTDSAIATETRTAIRVTPLTPQQRREELAQLAGGEGADAAIAFAQSLLNQAADLRQDPDNRRKNANGSGEG
- a CDS encoding inorganic diphosphatase, with product MDLSRIPAQPKPGTVNVLIEIPGGSKNKYEFDKDLQAFALDRVLYSSVQYPLDYGFIPNTLADDGDPLDGLVIMDQPTFPGCVIAARPIGMLEMIDGGDRDEKLLCVPVTDPRYTNIKSLKDVASHRLDEISEFFRTYKNLEKKETEILGWKDVDSVMPLVEQCIKAAAK